In Trifolium pratense cultivar HEN17-A07 linkage group LG7, ARS_RC_1.1, whole genome shotgun sequence, a genomic segment contains:
- the LOC123895912 gene encoding uncharacterized protein LOC123895912, whose translation MHWLKEGDLNTKNFHMSASLRQRAKKIGKLVNDENVASQSFNARSGLSLITPKITQEDNAQLVRPITLEELKEALFQMHPDKAPGPDGFNPAFYQHFWIYVAMMCSRQQQIGWKEGTSRLKSYLDKCVSEEQSAFIEGRSILDNALIAIEVILALKRRTRGWKGELALKIDISKAYDKVDWGFMCGMLKRLGFSAKWIHWMMICVSSVNYSVLVNFEKVGPIFPGRGLRQGDPLSPYLFILITEGLYSLIKRSLASGDLHGVQICHGAPMVSHLLFADDCFLFCRSTVAEINHLMGLLKTYEEASGQEINLTKSEVFFSRNLSIAAQEDLSKIMGVRHVLGTGNYLGLPSMIGRKKKEVFAFIKDKIWKRINSWRGRQLSRAGKEIMIKSVLQSIPTYIMSVYLLPDSTIRDIERMMNFFWWGGGANNKGIRWLAWDRMTHPKAHGGIGFRDLHTFNLAMIAKQGWNIMTKPNTLLAKLYKADIFRTPLFLSQNWVIILAMLGEIIWIDNTHGQYSFNSGYKLLLNVTGKVDIGSQQEDWHSLWTILAPRKTKHLLWRISKGCLPTRMRLQERRVPCPLLCPLCNHQNEDDWHVLFGCDASIQARQAAGIVQFLEPFLLQASSAKDAIHAICSTNDKQATGLFAALAWVLWNNRNSEVWNDSHESGRTLGFKARHMWEDWLTVQQLQHDTEAANTQHDRRNNTQQQQALRWQKPAVGWYKCNVDAGFHKALNKTSFGWCLRDDRGSFVMAATAWLEGNCSIVEGESIALLEALRTLEQRGLSHVVIETDSKSVVDAISNLRGGNSEFSSIVFNINKIMLCNPNFKVKFIKQQANMVAHTLARAAMFWTSRCIFETLPLLSLLY comes from the exons ATGCATTGGTTAAAAGAAGGAGACTTAAATACAAAAAACTTTCACATGTCAGCATCTTTAAGACAAAGGGCGAAAAAGATAGGAAAACTTGTGAATGATGAGAATGTTGCA AGCCAATCCTTCAACGCACGATCCGGTCTTTCCTTGATTACTCCCAAAATTACCCAAGAAGACAATGCACAACTGGTGAGGCCTATTACACTAGAAGAATTAAAAGAAGCTTTGTTCCAAATGCATCCGGATAAGGCACCTGGTCCGGATGGCTTTAACCCAGCTTTTTACCAACACTTCTGGATTTATGTGGCAATGATGTGTTCGAGGCAGCAACAGATTGGTTGGAAAGAGGGTACTTCCCG GCTTAAGAGCTATCTTGATAAGTGTGTTTCGGAGGAACAGTCGGCATTCATTGAGGGGAGGTCGATCTTAGACAACGCCCTTATTGCAATTGAGGTCATTCTTGCTTTGAAAAGAAGAACGCGAGGTTGGAAAGGTGAACTTGCTCTAAAAATTGATATCAGTAAGGCTTATGATAAAGTTGATTGGGGGTTCATGTGCGGTATGCTTAAAAGGTTGGGATTTTCTGCTAAGTGGATTCATTGGATGATGATATGCGTTAGTTCTGTTAACTATTCAGTATTGGTGAACTTTGAAAAGGTCGGTCCCATATTTCCTGGAAGGGGTTTAAGGCAGGGAGACCCGCTCTCTCcttatctatttattttgatCACTGAGGGATTGTATTCCTTAATCAAAAGGTCATTGGCTAGTGGAGACTTACATGGAGTACAGATATGTCACGGGGCACCGATGGTGTCCCACCTCCTTTTCGCTGATGATTGCTTCTTATTTTGCAGGTCCACGGTAGCAGAAATCAATCACTTGATGGGATTGCTTAAGACTTATGAAGAAGCATCCGGGCAAGAAATTAACTTGACAAAGTCGGAGGTGTTCTTTAGTAGGAATTTGAGCATAGCAGCCCAGGAAGACCTTTCAAAAATAATGGGAGTTCGACATGTGCTTGGGACCGGTAACTATCTTGGTCTACCCTCTATGATTGGAAGaaaaaagaaggaggtttttGCTTTCATCAAGGACAAAATTTGGAAGAGAATCAACTCGTGGCGAGGGAGACAATTGTCAAGAGCAGGGAAAGAGATAATGATTAAATCAGTGTTACAATCAATCCCGACCTATATTATGAGCGTATATCTCCTTCCGGATTCAACAATCAGGGACATAGAGAgaatgatgaattttttttggtggGGTGGTGGAGCAAATAATAAAGGGATTCGGTGGTTAGCTTGGGATCGTATGACACACCCTAAGGCTCATGGAGGTATAGGTTTTCGAGACTTACATACTTTCAATTTGGCGATGATAGCTAAGCAAGGATGGAATATCATGACAAAACCCAACACACTTTTGGCTAAATTGTATAAAGCAGATATTTTCCGAACTCCTCTCTTTTTGAGTCAAAATTGGGTCATAATCCTAGCTATGCTTGGAGAG ATTATTTGGATTGATAATACACATGGTCAATATAGTTTCAACAGTGGTTATAAACTGTTGTTGAATGTCACAGGCAAGGTAGATATTGGGTCACAACAAGAAGATTGGCATAGCCTTTGGACAATCCTTGCTCCCCGAAAGACAAAACATCTCTTATGGAGGATTAGTAAAGGGTGTTTACCTACTCGAATGCGACTACAAGAAAGACGTGTACCTTGCCCGTTGTTATGTCCGTTGTGTAATCACCAAAATGAAGATGATTGGCATGTTTTATTTGGTTGTGATGCTAGTATCCAAGCACGACAAGCAGCAGGTATAGTGCAATTTTTAGAGCCTTTTTTACTGCAGGCCAGCAGTGCCAAAGATGCTATACATGCGATTTGTTCTACAAATGATAAGCAAGCGACTGGACTATTTGCGGCGTTAGCTTGGGTCTTATGGAATAACCGAAACAGCGAAGTTTGGAATGATTCACACGAATCGGGACGAACTTTGGGATTCAAGGCTCGGCATATGTGGGAAGATTGGCTAACTGTTCAGCAGCTGCAGCATGACACAGAAGCAGCTAATACACAGCATGACAGGCGCAATAATACACAGCAGCAGCAGGCCTTGCGATGGCAGAAACCAGCAGTTGGTTGGTATAAGTGCAATGTCGATGCAGGTTTTCACAAAGCGTTGAATAAAACCAGTTTCGGATGGTGTCTGCGTGATGATAGGGGGAGCTTTGTCATGGCAGCGACGGCGTGGTTGGAAGGAAATTGCTCCATAGTGGAAGGTGAATCTATAGCCTTGCTAGAAGCTTTGAGAACATTGGAACAAAGAGGCTTGTCTCACGTTGTTATTGAGACGGATTCAAAAAGCGTGGTGGATGCAATTTCTAATTTACGTGGTGGCAATTCTGAATTTAGTTCTATTGTTttcaatattaataaaattatgttaTGTAATCCAAACTTCAAGGTTAAGTTTATTAAGCAGCAAGCTAACATGGTGGCTCATACACTTGCTAGGGCGGCCATGTTCTGGACTAGTCGTTGTATCTTTGAGACATTACCTCTTTTATCACTACtttattga
- the LOC123895913 gene encoding auxin-responsive protein SAUR71-like: MNLLRKLTRAINAATQRRNNTSRRSDSTREPLAESSENNHVPEGHVPVYVGEEMVRFVVHAEVLNHPVLVNLLNMSAQEYGYQGVLRIPCRVVVFERILEAIRLGRKSGAIHELLLSDE; the protein is encoded by the coding sequence aTGAATTTACTCCGCAAGCTCACCCGAGCCATCAACGCGGCGACACAGCGGCGGAATAACACTTCCCGCCGATCTGACTCAACAAGAGAGCCGCTGGCTGAGTCTTCAGAGAACAATCACGTGCCTGAAGGTCATGTGCCAGTTTACGTGGGAGAGGAGATGGTCCGGTTTGTTGTGCATGCTGAGGTGCTGAACCATCCGGTTTTGGTGAACCTGCTGAACATGTCGGCTCAAGAATATGGTTATCAAGGTGTGCTTCGAATTCCTTGCCGTGTCGTTGTGTTTGAGCGAATTCTTGAAGCGATTCGACTCGGTCGTAAGTCGGGTGCAATTCATGAACTCCTCCTCTCTGATGAGTGA